The following DNA comes from Alnus glutinosa chromosome 6, dhAlnGlut1.1, whole genome shotgun sequence.
ATCCAAAACAAAAGGCAGCTATTTGGTCATACTTAAAAAAGTTCATTACAACCTTCTACCAGGGCCGTAGATACCTCCTAGCCGAAATACTTGTGCCGAGAGCCCAAGATCATCACCCAGATTTAACCATTTCTTCTCAGCAACCAACCTTAAGTTAGCCAACTCACTTGTGGGGCTAGTAGGATAACTGCCATAGGATAATGCACATATTTAGGGCAATTGATGTCACTGCAGGCACAGGATTTTGCATGCTTAAGAGGTTAGTTAAGATGCACTTGCTTACTCCTCATCTACCCATGCACCACCACAATCTCCATATACACCTGCCAAAAAAGCAGTTTCTCCAGAGTCAAAGACCAACTCAGGAGTTtcagagaaaaatgaaatgaaaaacagTAGGATCCAAGGTTGAGAGTAGGAGCTGCAAAGAATATGATTAGGAGTTCTGAAGTGAATTACTGTTCAGCATTGTTACTCCTCGTCCAAGGGCCGTGTGGTACATATGTTGCAAACTGTCTTTGAAGAAAATTGCAATCCTAGAGTGTCTAATTGCTCATAGCTCTTGTATTCATATTGAGATTAATAAACACGACAAGCCGACAATGAAGTGTATCAGACAATAACATAGACCTCCAATCCCGAAGCCAAAGAcaatcataaattaaaagatGTCACATTCATGTAACTATGATGTAAATTTTGGTTCATTGGGAATTCGAATATACACATACTAGTTGATGACAAATAACAAAGCCATCGAAGATTTCCGTCCATTAATGTGCTCTTTAGAAGTTCTTCATGCCGAAGCATCTACAAAATTGATAAGAACACAATGGGAAAAAATTATCTCATTGAAAACGGATCACCCCAAGACAGAAAATCAATTCAGCACagccttaaaaataaaaatgactaaAAGTACTTCTAACATACCGGGTCACCAATACCCACAACAGGCGGGATCGAGACAACAAGGTGGGTATGATATTTCATAGTATCTAGAATGCTCTGTCTGTGATTTaatcaaaagagaaacaattaAGTGCCAAAACAAGCAAACACAGAATTTAAATAAAGAGCGAAAAATGGGTACTTTAAATTCACACACACTCACTCTGGCTCATTTGCATCGAAAAcgtaagaatcaaatcccatctcttcaagcttcttcttcttcaccatgCTCGTGCAAGTCCCAGAGACAACCCTAATGTTCAATTAAAAAACCCAATGTGTTTACTCTTTTCAAAACCACTTCACAAAGGAATGCTTTGTAAATTCAACTCAAGCCCAAGAGAGAGATTAATTATAGCAAGGAAAGCTAATCAGTGGAAAGGAACTTACCATCCTTGGTTATTGAGCTCTCGAGCGAAGAACTGTGCGACGAAACCCATTCCGAGACAGAACATCCGGTTCCGAGATTTCGGCTCCGATGGATCGGTTTCGGAACGTGAATCGTCAGCGGCTGCCATTATACGGGACAAAAACGGTGACGTTTGGGACCTCGGAAGACCGAGATTTCTCGGAACATGGCCGAATCTAAGGGGAGTTGCCGATATTCGGCCCGGTATGTGGCATATATCCATCGGAAGGTATTGTAGCTTCTACACAATAATACAAGTATCAGTTCGGAATGTTGAGCTTTTGAAGAGGGTGGAGTGTATCCAACCGCTTCAACCGCCTGTGCCACCGTTAAGTAGCATAGGCTCGGGTCGTCTTCAAGTATTGTTGGCCCAAGATCAGCCCATTCTTGGCAGGCGGATCCAAAACTCAATTTTGGTCCATATGAGCTTTCATCACATGCCTTAGATGCCTAGGTTAAGCTCACAGTATTAAGATTGGAGTAATTctataaaatacaattttaattttataaatatttcacaatattAATGTTACATATCTAACTAATcgatttatcatttttaaaataataataataataaaaaatcatatattagTTGGGATTGCCATATTAACATTGTGTGATAAAAAAGtggatttaatatttattttaaaattgtgtttgtaTCCAAGTATAatgacttcttctttttttaatattttttgaaaaaaaaaaactgttttggatattattttatgtaagattattattatttttcaacggtctataaaattgcaatatgtctctaaaatatgtaaaaatacataattaaatttttaatagcatatgagaaacacatatttgtttttaatagcattaatacagccttaaaaaaaacatgtacttGTCCGAATAACACTGGGCATGCACTCACTTTGGTCCCTGCCATTTGCTTAGACGACTCAAGTAGTGAGGGGAAAAAAAGGCCTAACAATGAATTAAAAAATCACACACAAATTGGTACCCCCAAATCTGAATATACAAATTTACAAAAACTAgaggaaataaataaaacataaggtACGTGTCACTACTTTGTTTAACTTCACATGCTATATAACATGGTTATATAGCATATATGTGAAGTTCTAGAGTAACCAGGGTTGAGCATAGTTCATTAGTTACACAAAGGGTAAATTATAATTAGCATTAATTCTAGAATAAGGTAATTAAGGGACAAATTAAAAAGTCAAGAAACATATATAGGGCACGTGCAGTTTATTCTCATCCCAGCAACTAATTCTGTGCCGTATGTGGTTGATCCACAGCTAGCTAATTCTGTGCCGTGTGTGGTTGATCACCTAGTCCTGCCACCAATTTAGCATTTCGCATGCTTTGATGATCAAAACATTGAATTTCGCTCTGAAGACTACCGTCGATGCCTTCTCCAACAGAGGCTGAGACTGGATCACGAACATCGATGCCAACTTGTGCTGCTTCGTTTTCACGCTGCTGAGGATCGGCCGTTGCCGTTGCCGTTGGACCAATATTAGCCTCTGCTTGCTGATCAGGCCGATCAGTTGCTGAAAGCCATCGATGATATGCTTGGGTGGGGATCAAGGCCAAGGAGGCCAAGACAAAAGCAACCAGTGTAAATATGTACGTGGGTCCATGGTCCCTATAAACAAAATCCACGACAGCAACAACGAAGTGGCATATCACAAAAACAGAGGAGCAAACGTCGCATACAACTTCAGGCGCCCAACTTGGCTGCCCATTTTCATGTTTAGGCCAGAAATAGAATCCAACGCGTCCAAATGCCAAGCTTCTGTCTTTAAATTTGATATGGACATCCCAAAATGTGAAGAAACAACTGTCCATGGTCAGAAAGATTGCAGCAAGCTTGTCAAAACGAGTATTGTCACCAATAAGCTCCATAGCCAACGTGATCAACTCGAAGACCCAGGCCAACACCGCGGTAGCTCTAAAGCTTTTGCGGATTATCAGTAAACGCCGGATCATATTCTGGCTTGCCATCTATATATGTGTAGTACCTGCAGAGATTAAGAACAAGAAGTGGAAGAATCATGAGATCCAAAGGCTACAAAGTACTGCTTGGATGCATCTACGTACATGCAAACGCATAATCTGATCAAACTAACCATCCATATATAAAGCAACTAGAAGAATCAAACTACTAAGAAATGCAAAGGAATGCATGGGAATATTGCGGAGGCATCCATGAGAAATACTTTTAAAACTAATGATCGAAGATATATTGGTATTCCTGTTATCTTGAAGAAGTAGCTAGTGCAGTGGGAGACTGGAGTGGTTGAAGATGGAGGGTTAAAGGAGAAGCTGGGACTATTCGATCTGGAGAGCTTATGGCCCCTCTAAATATTAACCACCATATACCCGAGCAAAATAACTAACTAAATTCTAatataatagtaattttaaaagccgaCAACATCATCTTAATTTGGAGGATAAAATGGGGACATGAATCATATTTATAGCAATATTCTTCGTGTTTTATAGAGGTTGCCAAATGCCAATCTATGAGTAGGGTACATGCTATGTATTCATTTTAAATTctatggtaattttaaaagtcacatcatttttagagaaataaaagtGAAACATGAGTCttatttatagcattactcatgttTTATAGAAGTTGCCAATCCATGATTGGCATATGCTATCTAtccattgtatttttttttttttttggtctaagAGATACAAATCCATTTAGTTAAACTTcttctgattttattttgttggagTTCATGTGTGAGTACCGATTTCTACATCGGAGGAATGTGAAAATGTATTATTATATGGTTGgtataaagtgttttttttttttttttttaatttagtctattaaattgacatatattctTAGAACATGTAATTCTTACattcatttttaatagaattaatagAGGAATGACAGATGTtcttatatgcatttttaaaaatgcatatgtaCATgctcaatttaatagactagaTTAAAGATATTTTAACCACcctaattttaaagaaaacttaATCTATATAAGGTCGGTTCAAAGCTCATTAGTTCGAAAACTTGGTGTTGGCCTCCTGTATAAAAGTACCATATATGAGACAGCATAATCAGTTGGAATCGTGTATAAACATGTCGTGAAATAATGAAAGTTAATGGttaaaatcttattattttcttatattgaAATTAAACTCACCCATTaaggggttaaaaaaaaaaaaaaaaaaaaccttacacACTTCAAGTGATTTTTTGGTTAATCTTTTGTCTAATGTACATCCCGATCAGTGTCATGCCAAAATACAATGGCGGGAAGAGTTTTTATGCATGCACCTTAATAAGAGGATAAGAGTAATGAGTAACgcctacaatttttttacaatttgttaATACATATTAGCATATAGTTAAAGTTACTAAAAAGAGTTTAAAATCATTCAATCACATGCTAACATGTGTCAACTAATTATAAAagattaagggtgcgtttgggattgcgatttcgtgggcaaaaagtgtaattttaaaccaaatctcagaaaatgaatcgtttaaaaaattgcgattttgaaAAGCAGAACGcagaaaactattttttcaaatcgcaaataaaatgatacttttttgaaaacgtaaaattttaaaggtcaaattataattttaccaaacgtttaactgtgtttttaaaaatcactttttcaaatcacacattttaaaatcattattttaaaatcgcaagccCAAACCAACCTTAACTCTAACATGAAAAGTGCTTATGcggtattataacaaaaaaaccGACATTATTAGTGAACGTTAGTCTGTAAGAAACTTTTACTTAAAAGTTACTCGTAAATAAAACGACAAAGGGCCTTCATAAAGATGGGATCCAATCAAACGAGGAAATGGGTAGATAGGCCTAATTGGCGGTCCAATAAAGGATCGAGCGGTCAAAAACTGATTTACCTTGGGCTCTGGGGCCATGCATCAAAAGAAAACTTTCACATGCCCTATCGGGTCCTAAGAGATTTTAAGGGGCTATTTACTTGTTCCATTGGAAATTGTTGTTGGTTAGAGATGTAATTGCCGCTTTCATTACAGGGCTAGAACAGACAAAACTCACCAAAGCAAAGCAATAGCAGTCACCAATTTGTATAAAAAGCAACAAATGGGAGAAATTTCCGCACCTATAAACGGGGGAAAAATAAGAAAGTCTTTATGACAGGAGTGTAAGTGTGTAACTATAAATAATTTAGGTGCATGTGTGAGGGAGTTAAAAAAAGACTTTaaggagataaaaaaaaaaaattaattaattaattttgaaggatttgtattataaaaataaaaaataaataaaattttggaggaattttaaatttttggtgGAATGTAAGTAGTTTAAACCCTGTCAAGAGGGACAGTTTTCTTCTAAAGATACCAATTTAATAGaatgaattagaaaaaaaaatctttagttcgatttgtttttttaaaaaaaaaaaaaaattgtcaaatttagattaatctttaaaattctgcgttttcaaaaaaacattatgttatttacaatttgaaaaagcaaatttcTCTTCGAGAAAAGTTGCAAAAATAAAAGCTCGGAGTCTTTGGACCAGTAAAGTCTATGGCCCAATGATCTGTAAATTGTTATGGGTCATTGGAAGGGATTTTTGGGCCATAAAACCTTGCTGCTAAGATTCAACtttcaagtaaaaaaataataaaaagaaaagaaaagaaaagaaaaaaaaaacactagaaacCTTTAAAACAACAGGGTCTAAAAGTCTGAGGGAGCTTACACAAACAATCACCTATAACTTGTAAGGAAGCAACATAGGTAAACAAAACTAGAagattacattaaaaaaatccTAAGATCCAGCTAGCTAGAGAATGATTAACGGGAGAGTCACGGACACCCTTGAAGCAATTAACTTTGGACATAACCTaaaacatcatctcataaaCAAATGTAACAACAAaacccatgttttttttttttttatttttttttttttataattaaacaatctagcatttctcattgaGCTTACATAACAACCATCATGTTAGCAAATGTGTTCATAGCTAGTGACTGGTGCAAGTAGGTCTcataaacaaattttattttttattttttattattattttattttttcaaattacaggAATCGAGATCCAAATAGCCAAAAGCTCTGTGAAGTCTGAAGAAAGAAATGATCCACCAATCGTTGAGCAACAAGTAACTAAGAAACAGCAAGACGAATTAAAGAGCAATGAATATCCTGGAAAAAAAGATTCCTCCAGGCCACACGCACAGGCACAGCTAGTAAATGTAAATGACCGGCCAATTAATAAGAGGGGCCAGGGATGTTACATTacgtattttttgtttgtaatgatTTTGTGAGATTAGTTTCTAGCCTAATATATCATACCAGCACCATAAAGatgtaaataaaaaagatagtAATATTAAGATAGCAATTATTTGCTCCGTAGTAATAATGTTAAgacaaattaaatataatattaagatattttttaaacttaatttgCGACTAAATTAGAATAACTGATCATTTAAGAACGAAATTAAAATCTAACACATaattttggtatcaaagctttaTTTTAAGTTAAATTACTAGAAAATGCTTGCGatactacaattttt
Coding sequences within:
- the LOC133871363 gene encoding uncharacterized protein LOC133871363, with amino-acid sequence MDICHIPGRISATPLRFGHVPRNLGLPRSQTSPFLSRIMAAADDSRSETDPSEPKSRNRMFCLGMGFVAQFFARELNNQGWVVSGTCTSMVKKKKLEEMGFDSYVFDANEPEQSILDTMKYHTHLVVSIPPVVGIGDPMLRHEELLKSTLMDGNLRWLCYLSSTSVYGDCGGAWVDEDYPTSPTSELANLRLVAEKKWLNLGDDLGLSAQVFRLGGIYGPGRSAVDTIIKQGSLSEGQKMRVYRQYTSRIHVEDICQALKASIDTPSPGKVYNVVDDDPAPREEVFAYAGDLVEKKWPGRIKQSAGKSESVVEQGSRRGEKRVSNSRVKKELGMRLLHPSYRSGLQSIINHL